AGACCATCCGAATGTCGTCGATGGTGGACAAGTGATCAGGTTGCTAGTTACCAAGCGGGGTGGCCTTCGGGCGGCTTTCAGTCATCCACCCCGACCTAAACTATAACCTTAGGGGGAGACAATGAACGTAATGAAGGATCACAATCAATTGTGATCGGATCGCCACCATGATCCGACCGTAATTTCATATGGTCCATCCCATGGTTTATAAAAATATGGACCAGGAGATCTTGTCCTCTCGGAACggtctagtgactagcacatgaggtgttgccatcatAAGATTtggggttcaaatctcgacaaaatcgaagtaattgtctcccttatgtgctagtcactattccaaaagttAGTTACCTTCTCCGTATTAGCTCTGAAACGAATTGATAGGGACGCTAAAGACAAACGTATTCACCTTTGATAGGGACGTTAAAGATGAACATATTCACCTTTTATCACCGTAGATCAGGAGATCCTCCAATTTTATTCGCAAGTGAATTGTGTTAAAATCCATTTTAGTTAGTATCTTTCATATAATTTGATTTTTCTTGTATTATGATAGTAAATTATAGTAAAAGATTATACTGAATTGATTCTGTATCCTATTATAATAAGTCTGCTAGAGACTTGATCTTCTTGCTATTTTCATTTCACGAGTTTGTTGGGGATGAAACTTACACAAAAAATAAGTATCCAAACACGTTAAGGGAACTTTATTCCTACAGTAAAGTGAACACCAGCTAAGGTACTTCCACATATGGAAGTTTCAGGTGACCTAAAGCACTTGAAAATCAACCAAAAGGGAATATATCTTCCTTCTCCCAAGCAAAGCCTTCATTCCATGCACGCAGCCTTATCAACAGGCTTCAGCTTTCAAACATCAACAACCTCCAAGAGCTCGATCGCCAAAGTTGCACAAATGGAAGCCAAATCATCTCTGCGTACTTTCACCCAGTGCTTTCCTCCCTGCAGATGGATTAAATTGGGAGAGCTCGACGCGCTGCTCGTCGACGTCTCAGGCAATTATATTACTACTGTTCTCCATGCATCGTTTCTCCTTTTTGATTCATGAACTTTTTTTCGACACTTCTCCATGTTCCAATTCAGGTCTGGGATTCAAGAAGGAAGACCTCAAGGTTCAAGCTGACACGTCAGGGAAGCTGACTGTGAGCGGAGAGTGCGCTGTAGAAGGCAATCGATGGCGTCGGTTCCTGAAGACCTTCCAACTTCCCAAGGATTGCAACGTGAGAGAGATCGAGGCCAACCTGGACAAGGAGACTCTCTACGTGGTTCTGCCGAAACCTGCAGATAAAATGGTGAAAGAGAGAGGAGGTGGAGGCGTTTTGAGGGATCCGAGGAAGCGTAAGACGTTGATTCTTAGCACGGTTCTGGTCACCGTGCTCGTAGCAGGGCTGGGAAGTTACATTGCCTCCAAGTTATTGCGATAAAAATTGCATATTTGTGTCTCTGTTCATGAATTGAATCTCTGAATTGCTTGTGACGAAACGAATATTAATCCTTATGTATCAATGTTAATTCCTCAACATTAATCCCTCGAATACGATTGAATTAAagcaaattgaaaaaaaaaatgattaatcaagttgggtaACATCGAGTCTGGGGTGATCGGCCCGGTCTCACGGAAATTTCTCgccaccaggataaatcgagaagcgctcGCAGCGGACAACCCAGGAGCCCAGCATCATTTAATTGCGTGatccatttgaaggaaaaatttctacaaattcgtTATAACTGGGGCTCGAACTTGTGTgatccatttggaggaaaaatttctacaaattcgttgatccggcagtaagaatgggggaccccatttagcagagtcaacgccgcgaggagggccaaaggccttggccgagcggataaggagggcgacgaccagctgaggcttccgagcggaagcaatataCCCCGTCGGaggcggggttccgacgctcatgatgaacagtaggaaaggccgagcagagggcctgctcggccgaaggaataaaacatcaacgCTGTGAACAGTCCAGAGCACATGACCCGGAAGCTCCCGCGCAGATCAGAACATCCGATcggccggacgcgaggaaacggccgaccggtcggacgattgacggggagtaagaaaaggcaaggataggaacatcttctgacagcagatgatatgcaggatcctaggacatgggctcactgtcccatcaaggataggggctcactgtcccatcaaagacatgctcactgtcccatcaaagacgggctcgtactgtagcagtaaggagtcaggcaagctcctctgacaagcccatactgggtatgggttgaggacacgtgtgtgtgcctcggtatatgtacatcagcctcctcaggagtctatataaggcctccacttcttcaaccggaggtacaggAGTCTTCATCTTTGAGCCACTTCCTTCATCTATACCctcgtctgacttgagcgtcggagggccgtcgccgggacatccctcccggctcggttttgttgcaggttcgccggagcactcgaggattcagcagggagcgccacgtcccagcgttcgttgacccctggttcggacaggatcaatttggcgccgtctgtgggaacgcacctgcattcgaacgggaacaatggacgaggctggacgacaacacacggtgacgctttcgacggaagaactcgacgctctggtcgagatgagggccgccaaacttgtggagttaaaacaaaaagcatcagccgagcggccggagcaacaagcaacatctgcatcgggtggccgagcggacgcacctcaagccaccgttgcattccatcgggccttattccgcacccctgaagccgggccagctcggagagatagaggatcttcttccgacgaaatgcctaggcgagacgccagaaaggggaaagccccccgagcggactcatctcccgagcggatcaatcgccaattttcggaggctattctacgagaccctctgcctaaacattacgcgcccccggcgatcggcgagtacaatggaacaacagacccggatgatcatctgggtaagttcgataacacagctacgctccatcaatatacagatggagtaaagtgccgagtctttcttaccactctctcgggatcggctcaacggtggtttcggaggttgccggacggatccatcactagcttcaaggacttccgaacagccttcctccaccacttcgccagcagtcggcgttatcagaagacaagcgtcagcttgttcgcaatcaagcaagagccgagagaatcgcttcgagcttacatccagcgattcaaccaagtggcgatggatattccaacggccacatcggagacgatgatgaatgccttcacgcaaggccttgtggacggggacttcttccggtcgctcatccgaaagccgccccaagattatgatcatatgctgcaccgggccaatgaatatatcaacgtggaggaagcgcaggcagccaggaaaaaagaaacaccaaccgaacgggctcctcctgccgagcggagacCCTTGGCCGTtcatcaaccgccaagaggaccgagggctgaggcagtccgatccccccatgccaaatcacacgtacaagaggtagctgccgctcggcccaagccaaagaagagatggacccctatgttctgctccttccaccggacggatacacacaacacgagggattgtcgaagtcttcccttcgtggctaatcccgttcc
The genomic region above belongs to Zingiber officinale cultivar Zhangliang chromosome 11A, Zo_v1.1, whole genome shotgun sequence and contains:
- the LOC122031627 gene encoding uncharacterized protein LOC122031627 gives rise to the protein MEEKKKTEEKREEMAETGKKLQCEFRSRSRITIIGILVIAALVGTGIYCFPPCRWIKLGELDALLVDVSGLGFKKEDLKVQADTSGKLTVSGECAVEGNRWRRFLKTFQLPKDCNVREIEANLDKETLYVVLPKPADKMVKERGGGGVLRDPRKRKTLILSTVLVTVLVAGLGSYIASNWEPPPALSAASAAVIPAAARPRVRDLRGRDFIGGVSYRIFYSLLFIFY